In the genome of Candidatus Ornithobacterium hominis, the window AATATCTTCTTTGGTGATGCCTAATTCTTTTTCTACACCCAATTCCACGGGCAGCCCATGGGTGTCCCAGCCAGCTTTTCTCTTCACTTGCTTGCCTTTTAGCGTCTGGTAGCGGCAAAATATATCTTTGACCGAACGTGCCAAAACGTGGTGTATTCCTGGCATTCCGTTGGCTGATGGAGGCCCTTCGTAGAACAAAAAAGTTTCATTCCCTTCACGGGTTTGAATGCTTTTTTCAAAGGTTTTATCCTTATTCCAAAATGAAAGTACGTCTTCTGCTACTTTCGCTAAATTTAATTCTTTGTATTCTGGGAATTTTTTCTGCATCATATTCCTAATTCAAGATTTGCGAATTTACTAAACATAAATGAACTTTAACTTGTTGTGCATTTGAAAAAAAACACAAAAAAGTTGCTCATGAAATTAAATAAACTAACTTATTCTATTAATAAACAATGCATTAAATGTATGGAAAACTTTATTTAAAACCACAAAATTATTTTAATTAATTTATAGCTTATTTAAAAATTTGATGGATTCAATTGCCAAACACTTCAAATAAGCTATTCAAAAATCAAAAAAAACTCAAAATTTCTGAGTTTTTTTTAAGGCTTAAATTTTTTCAACCTTTATTTTTTTTAAGGCTTAAAAAATTCTCACATTTTTCTCAAATTCCTGATACGCCAAAGCTAATTTTTCAGCTGGGTTGGCTTTTATTTTCATCTTTTCTGAGAACATTTCTAGCGATTTAACTTCTTGATTTGAATTCAGGTAAACAAACTCCAAATCTGAATTTCCCTCTATCAAAAAATCTCTGATTTCATTCATATTTTGGTTGAATTCCACCAAATTGTAAACACCACTTTCCTTGTTCCCGAAAATAAACTGCTGTAAATTTTCAATCAAAGAAGGTAGGTGAATGAATGGTCTTATTTGATTTCCGTTGCCGTAAATTTTGATTTTTTTGTAAATCAATGCCTCCATCATCAATTTATTGATTACAGAATCCATTCTCAGCATCGGATTATAGCCAAAAACATTACCCAAACGCAAGAGATATATTTGTGATTTTTTTTCTAAAATTTTTAAATAATTTTCGGCATTTAATTTAGAAGAGCCATAATAATTCATGGGTTCTGGTGGTGTATTTTCGGTAACATTTTGCTTGAATCCGTACACGGCTGCAGAACTGGCAAAAATCACTTTTTGGGGTGGGAATTTTTCTAATAAATTGAACAAAACCACTGTCCCGTAATGGTTTACTTGCTCATATTTATAATTGTCTTGGTAATTGAACGGAGAATCCACATGAGCCGCCAAATGAATCACAATATCTTGATTCTTCACCACTTTTTCTAACTCATAAATATTCAGAATATCACCTTTTGCAAATATTGTTTTATTCAAATTTTCACCTTGTGTGAAGAAATTGAAATTCTTTTTGTACAAATTATCAAAAACGGTGATTTTTGTAACAG includes:
- a CDS encoding NAD-dependent epimerase/dehydratase family protein, whose amino-acid sequence is MRILITGGAGYIGYSLVQSLDKNESVTKITVFDNLYKKNFNFFTQGENLNKTIFAKGDILNIYELEKVVKNQDIVIHLAAHVDSPFNYQDNYKYEQVNHYGTVVLFNLLEKFPPQKVIFASSAAVYGFKQNVTENTPPEPMNYYGSSKLNAENYLKILEKKSQIYLLRLGNVFGYNPMLRMDSVINKLMMEALIYKKIKIYGNGNQIRPFIHLPSLIENLQQFIFGNKESGVYNLVEFNQNMNEIRDFLIEGNSDLEFVYLNSNQEVKSLEMFSEKMKIKANPAEKLALAYQEFEKNVRIF